One Rhizobiales bacterium GAS188 DNA window includes the following coding sequences:
- a CDS encoding Transmembrane transcriptional regulator (anti-sigma factor RsiW), with amino-acid sequence MTQSPPTDRPTDADLVAYLDEELAADRRTEIARWLDRDGELQQRLTLLAGGARPFREAFEPLLAEAPLARLQGMLDGLPGNRPATTKVVPPMRSRPRLAWTWPRLPLIAAGLALFLVGAGADRWLASWRDGDGSEATGESENDWRQAVAEYISLYSPDTLTAIPDDAAPRQGELTLVGSKLGAALPLEQISLPGLTLKRAQLLEYDKKPLAQLAYLDSKSGVVALCIYGDGHADSAATSERRAGLNIVHWSAHGRAFMLVGHAEMPELQRLAGLLSQKLTL; translated from the coding sequence ATGACCCAATCCCCGCCCACCGATCGCCCAACCGATGCTGACCTCGTCGCCTATCTCGACGAGGAGCTCGCGGCTGACCGCAGGACCGAGATCGCGCGCTGGCTCGACCGTGACGGCGAGCTGCAGCAAAGGCTGACATTGCTGGCCGGCGGGGCGAGACCTTTCCGCGAAGCTTTCGAGCCGCTGCTCGCCGAAGCCCCGCTGGCGCGTTTGCAAGGGATGCTGGACGGTCTGCCCGGGAACCGGCCGGCCACAACCAAAGTGGTACCGCCCATGCGGAGCCGGCCGCGCCTCGCGTGGACTTGGCCGCGCCTGCCCCTGATCGCGGCCGGCCTGGCGCTATTCCTGGTCGGGGCCGGCGCCGATCGCTGGCTGGCTTCCTGGCGTGACGGCGACGGGAGCGAGGCCACGGGCGAATCCGAAAACGACTGGCGGCAGGCCGTCGCGGAATATATTTCGCTCTATTCGCCCGACACATTGACCGCAATTCCCGACGATGCGGCCCCCAGGCAAGGCGAACTCACTCTGGTGGGCTCCAAGCTCGGCGCCGCCTTGCCGCTCGAGCAGATTTCCTTGCCCGGCCTGACGCTGAAGCGCGCTCAGCTCCTCGAATATGACAAAAAGCCGCTTGCACAGCTCGCCTATCTCGATTCGAAGAGCGGGGTTGTGGCGCTGTGCATCTATGGCGACGGCCATGCCGATTCAGCGGCAACGAGCGAACGACGCGCGGGTCTCAACATCGTCCATTGGTCCGCGCATGGCCGCGCTTTCATGCTCGTCGGACACGCCGAAATGCCCGAATTGCAGCGGCTTGCCGGTCTTTTGTCGCAGAAGCTGACGCTGTGA
- a CDS encoding DNA-binding response regulator, OmpR family, contains REC and winged-helix (wHTH) domain encodes MSEHDDSTPLNDHPEAEPYEPGPFDFAPAWPVGLKLKPHSPDSSPDMSNRPRILVVDDDVDIVDTLTDQLSINGEFSVSSAATAQAALALVKSEPFDLLIMDVGLPDMDGREAVRVLRAGGARMPIIMLTGHTSDADTVAGLGSGANDYVAKPFRFAVLLARIRVHLRQHEASDDAVLRIGPLQFKPASKLIVTEKGSKLKLTEKEAAILRFLYRSNGHPVARKVLLQEVWGYNAAVSTHTLETHIYRLRQKIEAGPDAAKMIVTDQGGYKLVI; translated from the coding sequence ATGTCAGAACACGATGATTCGACCCCGCTGAATGATCATCCGGAAGCCGAGCCCTACGAGCCCGGCCCCTTCGACTTTGCACCTGCGTGGCCGGTTGGGCTAAAGTTAAAGCCTCACTCGCCCGATTCGAGCCCGGATATGTCCAACCGCCCGCGCATTCTCGTCGTCGATGACGATGTCGACATTGTCGATACCCTCACCGATCAGCTCAGCATCAACGGGGAATTCTCGGTCAGCTCCGCCGCGACGGCGCAGGCCGCCCTGGCGCTCGTCAAATCCGAGCCCTTCGATCTCCTCATCATGGATGTGGGCTTGCCCGATATGGATGGGCGCGAGGCCGTCAGGGTCTTGCGGGCCGGCGGAGCACGCATGCCGATCATCATGCTCACCGGCCATACGAGCGACGCCGACACCGTGGCCGGCCTCGGCTCAGGCGCCAATGACTATGTGGCGAAGCCCTTCCGTTTCGCGGTGCTGCTGGCCCGCATCAGGGTGCATCTGCGCCAGCACGAAGCAAGCGACGATGCGGTGCTGCGCATCGGCCCCTTGCAGTTCAAGCCCGCCTCCAAGCTGATCGTCACGGAAAAGGGCTCCAAGCTGAAGCTCACCGAGAAGGAGGCCGCGATCTTGCGCTTCCTCTATCGCTCGAACGGCCATCCGGTGGCCCGCAAGGTGCTCCTGCAGGAAGTCTGGGGCTATAACGCCGCCGTTTCGACCCATACGCTCGAAACCCATATCTACCGCTTGCGCCAGAAGATCGAGGCCGGGCCTGACGCCGCCAAGATGATCGTCACCGACCAAGGCGGCTACAAGCTCGTCATCTGA
- a CDS encoding Cyclic nucleotide-binding domain-containing protein gives MQLNVKTQRLARVAPLAVLESEAVRLLAFDGEEVTLEPQAVLFRQGDTADSGYAVLSGAVALEREAEIPTPVRLMGAGSLIGVNALIVEGERPTSATAREKSLLIKLPRRLMLRVLEAFPDSALAFKNYVEGSIAEQASALGRVADAIDAVARSYAKAR, from the coding sequence ATGCAACTCAACGTCAAGACGCAACGCCTGGCGCGGGTCGCCCCTCTCGCCGTTCTCGAAAGCGAAGCCGTGCGGCTCCTTGCCTTTGACGGCGAAGAGGTGACGCTGGAGCCGCAAGCCGTGCTGTTTCGGCAAGGCGATACGGCTGATAGTGGTTATGCTGTGCTCTCAGGCGCGGTCGCGCTCGAACGCGAAGCCGAGATCCCGACGCCTGTGCGGCTCATGGGGGCAGGTTCGCTGATCGGCGTCAACGCCCTGATCGTGGAAGGCGAACGGCCGACGAGCGCCACGGCGCGCGAGAAATCATTGCTGATCAAGCTGCCGCGCCGCCTGATGCTGCGTGTGCTCGAAGCCTTCCCCGACTCGGCTTTGGCCTTCAAGAACTATGTCGAGGGCAGCATCGCCGAACAGGCGAGCGCGCTCGGACGTGTCGCGGATGCGATCGACGCGGTGGCGAGGAGCTACGCCAAAGCCCGATAA
- a CDS encoding exodeoxyribonuclease-3 yields the protein MPISVATWNINSVRLRLQLVLDYLQRAQPDVLCLQETKCLDDQFPRSAFREAGYVHQAIKGDKGYNGVAILSRLPLGVPSFLPFGGKGDARHVSAEVTPAAGAPLTVHNFYVPAGGDVPDAAVNVKFAHKLGFLDDMRSWSREQAGSNRPSVITGDLNIAPYESDVWSHKQLLDVVSHTPIETETLEDIRRRGEWTDAIRHRIPEPERVYTWWSYRAADWAASNRGRRLDHIWVSPPLAPRIGNVAIEKAARGLQRPSDHVPVLLSLEV from the coding sequence ATGCCCATTTCTGTCGCGACCTGGAACATCAACTCCGTGCGGCTGCGTCTGCAGCTCGTGCTCGATTATCTCCAGCGCGCCCAGCCGGATGTGCTCTGCCTGCAAGAGACGAAGTGCCTCGACGATCAGTTTCCGCGTTCGGCCTTCCGGGAAGCTGGCTATGTGCATCAGGCGATCAAGGGCGATAAGGGCTATAACGGCGTCGCCATCCTGTCGCGCCTGCCGCTTGGCGTGCCCTCCTTCCTGCCTTTCGGCGGCAAGGGCGATGCGCGCCATGTCTCGGCCGAGGTCACACCGGCGGCCGGGGCGCCGCTGACGGTGCATAATTTCTACGTGCCGGCGGGGGGCGACGTCCCCGATGCTGCCGTGAATGTGAAATTCGCCCATAAGCTCGGCTTCCTCGACGATATGCGCAGTTGGAGCCGCGAGCAGGCCGGCAGCAATCGTCCGAGCGTGATCACCGGCGATCTCAACATCGCGCCTTATGAGAGCGATGTCTGGAGCCATAAGCAGCTTCTCGACGTGGTGAGCCACACGCCGATCGAGACCGAGACGCTCGAAGATATTCGCCGGCGCGGCGAGTGGACGGACGCCATCCGCCATCGCATCCCCGAGCCCGAGCGCGTCTACACTTGGTGGAGCTATCGCGCGGCCGATTGGGCGGCTTCCAACCGCGGGCGGCGCCTCGACCATATCTGGGTGTCGCCGCCACTCGCGCCGCGTATCGGCAATGTCGCTATCGAGAAAGCGGCGCGCGGCCTGCAGCGTCCGTCGGACCATGTGCCGGTGCTGCTTTCGCTCGAGGTATGA
- a CDS encoding HicA toxin of toxin-antitoxin (manually curated): MTDLAPALRRILQDHHFEMVRRGKGDHEIWRNTTTGRQTVVDGKIKSRHTANAVLKQAGLPKTF; the protein is encoded by the coding sequence GTGACGGACTTGGCTCCGGCCCTTCGTAGGATCCTACAGGACCACCACTTCGAAATGGTGCGACGAGGCAAGGGCGATCACGAGATTTGGCGTAACACAACGACCGGACGTCAAACTGTTGTCGACGGGAAGATCAAGTCACGGCACACAGCAAATGCAGTTCTGAAACAGGCCGGCTTGCCGAAGACGTTCTAA
- a CDS encoding D-3-phosphoglycerate dehydrogenase — protein sequence MTKPRVLISDALSDAALQIFKDRGVAVDFKPGIDKDEIAKIIGNYDGLAIRSATKVTAKLLGAATKLKVVGRAGIGVDNVDIPAATAKGVIVMNTPFGNSITTAEHAIAMMFALARQIPQADVSTQAGKWEKNRFMGVELSGKLLGIIGCGNIGSIVADRAIGLKMRVIAYDPFLSLERAVELGVEKVELADLLKRADIITLHTPMTAQTKNVLSAENLAKTKKGVRIVNCARGGLIDEIALRAALDSGHVAGAAIDVFVEEPAKSNPLFGHPNVVCTPHLGAATTEAQENVALQVAEQMSDYLLRGAISNAINFPSITAEEAPKLRPYIALAEKLGSFAGQLTESGLKTVRITYSGEVAGMKTKALTSAAVAGLLRPMLADINVVSAPSVAKERGVVVEETVREATGDYASLITVSVTTDRQERAVSGTVFHDGKPRILEIKGIKVDAEFAPSMIYVTNEDKPGFIGRFASLLGEAGINIATFALGRDKQGGSAIALVEVDSQVPSAVLDQVHKIPGVKQAKALVF from the coding sequence ATGACCAAACCCCGCGTTCTCATCTCCGATGCCCTCTCCGATGCCGCCCTGCAGATCTTCAAGGATCGCGGGGTCGCGGTCGATTTCAAGCCCGGCATCGACAAGGACGAAATCGCCAAGATCATCGGCAATTATGATGGTCTCGCCATCCGCTCCGCCACCAAGGTCACGGCGAAGCTGCTCGGCGCAGCGACCAAGCTCAAGGTGGTTGGGCGAGCCGGAATCGGCGTCGACAATGTCGATATCCCGGCCGCCACCGCCAAGGGTGTGATCGTCATGAACACACCTTTCGGCAATTCCATCACCACGGCCGAGCACGCCATCGCCATGATGTTCGCGCTGGCTCGCCAGATCCCGCAGGCCGATGTCTCGACGCAAGCCGGCAAATGGGAGAAGAACCGCTTCATGGGCGTCGAGCTGTCCGGCAAGCTGCTCGGCATCATCGGCTGCGGCAATATCGGCTCGATCGTCGCCGACCGCGCCATCGGGCTCAAGATGCGCGTGATCGCCTATGATCCGTTCCTGTCGCTGGAGCGTGCGGTCGAGCTCGGCGTCGAGAAGGTTGAGCTCGCCGACCTCCTCAAGCGCGCCGACATCATCACCTTGCACACGCCGATGACGGCGCAGACCAAGAACGTCCTGTCGGCCGAGAACCTCGCCAAGACCAAGAAGGGCGTGCGCATCGTCAATTGCGCGCGCGGCGGCCTCATCGACGAGATTGCCCTTCGCGCCGCCCTCGATTCCGGCCATGTGGCGGGTGCCGCAATCGACGTCTTTGTGGAGGAGCCGGCGAAGTCCAATCCGCTCTTCGGCCATCCGAACGTGGTCTGCACGCCCCATCTCGGCGCCGCCACCACCGAGGCGCAGGAGAATGTGGCGCTCCAGGTCGCCGAGCAGATGTCGGACTATCTGTTGCGCGGCGCCATCTCGAACGCCATCAACTTCCCCTCGATCACGGCCGAGGAAGCCCCCAAGCTCAGGCCTTATATCGCGCTTGCCGAGAAGCTCGGCTCCTTCGCGGGCCAGCTCACCGAGAGCGGCTTGAAGACGGTGCGCATCACCTATTCGGGCGAGGTCGCCGGCATGAAGACGAAGGCGCTGACGAGCGCGGCGGTTGCCGGATTGCTGCGCCCGATGCTCGCCGACATCAACGTCGTCTCGGCGCCGAGCGTCGCCAAGGAGCGGGGCGTGGTCGTCGAAGAGACGGTGCGCGAGGCGACCGGCGACTATGCGTCGCTGATCACCGTGAGCGTCACCACCGATCGCCAGGAGCGTGCCGTCTCGGGCACGGTGTTCCATGACGGCAAGCCGCGCATATTGGAGATCAAGGGCATCAAGGTCGATGCCGAATTCGCCCCCTCCATGATCTATGTGACGAATGAGGACAAGCCGGGCTTCATTGGACGCTTCGCCAGCTTGCTCGGTGAGGCCGGCATCAATATCGCGACCTTCGCGCTCGGCCGCGACAAGCAGGGCGGCTCGGCCATCGCGCTCGTCGAGGTCGATAGCCAGGTGCCGTCGGCGGTGCTCGACCAGGTGCATAAGATACCGGGCGTCAAGCAGGCGAAGGCACTGGTGTTTTGA
- a CDS encoding phosphoserine aminotransferase apoenzyme → MANEKPGMRPVNPHFSSGPCAKRPGWSVEALKDAALGRSHRAKIGKTKLKQAIELTREVLRVPASHRIGIVPASDTGAVELALWSLLGARGVDMLAWESFGEGWVTDVAKQLKLKDCRIIKAGYGELPDLTQVDSRQRDVVFTWNGTTSGVRVANADWIAADREGLTICDATSAAFAQDLDFEKLDVVTFSWQKVLGGEAAHGMLILSPRAVARLESYSPAWPLPKLFRLTKAGKLNEAIFEGETINTPSMLCVEDYLDTLRWAKSVGGLDGLFKRVDANAAALSAFVARTPWVAHLAKDQATRSNTSVCLVIADPEVTARGPEAVASVAKGIAATLDKEGVAFDIGAYRDAPPGLRIWCGATVETADVEALTHWLDWAFLREKAALQKAA, encoded by the coding sequence ATGGCGAATGAAAAGCCCGGCATGCGGCCGGTGAATCCGCATTTTTCGTCTGGCCCCTGCGCCAAGCGCCCGGGTTGGAGCGTCGAGGCTCTGAAGGATGCGGCGCTTGGCCGCTCGCATCGAGCCAAGATCGGCAAGACCAAGCTCAAGCAGGCTATCGAGTTGACGCGCGAAGTGCTGCGCGTGCCGGCCTCCCATCGCATCGGTATCGTGCCGGCCTCGGATACGGGCGCGGTCGAGCTGGCGCTGTGGTCGCTGCTCGGCGCGCGCGGTGTCGACATGCTCGCCTGGGAAAGCTTCGGCGAAGGCTGGGTGACGGATGTCGCAAAGCAGCTCAAGCTGAAGGATTGCCGCATCATCAAGGCCGGCTATGGCGAGCTGCCGGATCTGACGCAGGTCGACTCAAGGCAGCGCGACGTGGTGTTCACCTGGAACGGCACGACTTCAGGGGTGCGGGTCGCCAATGCCGACTGGATCGCGGCGGACCGCGAGGGCCTCACCATCTGCGACGCCACCTCGGCCGCCTTCGCCCAGGATCTCGATTTCGAGAAACTCGATGTCGTCACCTTCTCCTGGCAGAAGGTGCTCGGCGGCGAAGCCGCGCATGGCATGCTGATCTTGTCGCCTCGCGCCGTCGCGCGGCTCGAGAGCTATTCGCCCGCCTGGCCGCTGCCGAAGCTGTTCCGGCTCACCAAGGCCGGCAAGCTCAACGAGGCGATCTTCGAGGGCGAGACCATCAACACGCCCTCAATGCTCTGCGTCGAGGACTATCTCGACACGCTGCGCTGGGCGAAGTCGGTCGGCGGCCTCGACGGCCTGTTCAAGCGCGTCGATGCCAATGCAGCCGCGTTGTCGGCGTTCGTGGCGCGCACCCCCTGGGTCGCCCATCTCGCCAAGGACCAGGCGACGCGCTCCAACACCAGCGTTTGCCTCGTCATCGCCGATCCGGAGGTGACGGCGCGTGGGCCTGAGGCCGTGGCCTCGGTCGCCAAGGGCATTGCCGCGACGCTCGACAAGGAAGGCGTGGCCTTCGACATCGGTGCCTATCGCGATGCGCCGCCCGGCTTGCGCATCTGGTGCGGCGCCACGGTCGAGACCGCGGATGTCGAAGCGCTGACCCATTGGCTCGACTGGGCCTTCCTCCGCGAAAAGGCAGCGCTGCAGAAAGCGGCCTGA
- a CDS encoding UDP-N-acetylglucosamine 1-carboxyvinyltransferase, with the protein MDRIKITGGARLNGTIPISGAKNAALPLMIASLLTPYTLELENVPRLADVQTLLRILANHGVDHAINGKRPGERAETGQTLRLTAASIVDTTAPYDLVSKMRAGFWVIAPLLARVGEARISLPGGCAIGTRPVDLLIMALERLGATIDIEAGYVVAKAPRGLKGAEIAFPKVTVGGTHTAMMGAVLANGTTVIGNAAREPEVVDLARCLTAMGARIEGAGSSTITVQGVATLSGARHAVLPDRIETGTYAMAVAMAGGDVLLEGARPDLLQAALDAVSEAGAEISVTNEGVRVRRNGAGLAPVNVITNPFPGFPTDLQAQFMALMSHAEGTSTIRETIFENRFMHVQELARLGARIRLDGDAAYVEGVERLKGAPVMATDLRASVSLVIGGLAAEGETLINRVYHLDRGFEALETKLSRCGAQIERLSA; encoded by the coding sequence GTGGATCGCATCAAAATCACCGGCGGCGCCAGGCTCAACGGCACGATCCCGATTTCGGGAGCCAAGAATGCGGCCCTGCCGCTGATGATCGCCTCGCTGCTGACGCCCTATACGCTCGAGCTCGAGAATGTTCCGCGCCTCGCCGATGTGCAGACGCTCCTGCGCATCCTCGCCAATCACGGCGTCGATCACGCCATCAACGGCAAGCGTCCAGGCGAACGGGCCGAGACCGGCCAGACCTTGCGCCTGACCGCCGCCTCCATCGTCGACACCACGGCGCCCTATGACCTTGTCTCCAAGATGCGGGCGGGCTTCTGGGTGATCGCACCGCTGCTGGCCAGAGTGGGCGAAGCGCGCATCTCCCTGCCTGGCGGCTGCGCCATCGGCACGCGGCCGGTCGATCTTCTGATCATGGCGCTCGAACGGCTCGGCGCCACGATCGACATCGAGGCGGGCTATGTGGTCGCCAAGGCGCCGCGCGGGCTGAAGGGGGCGGAGATCGCCTTCCCGAAAGTCACGGTCGGGGGCACGCATACCGCCATGATGGGCGCGGTGCTGGCCAACGGCACGACCGTGATCGGCAATGCGGCGCGCGAGCCCGAAGTCGTCGACCTCGCACGATGCCTGACTGCCATGGGCGCGCGCATCGAGGGCGCCGGCTCATCGACGATCACGGTGCAAGGCGTCGCCACTTTGTCGGGCGCACGCCATGCCGTGCTGCCTGACCGGATCGAGACCGGCACCTATGCGATGGCGGTCGCCATGGCGGGTGGCGATGTGCTCCTCGAAGGAGCTCGGCCGGACCTCTTGCAAGCAGCGCTCGACGCCGTCAGCGAGGCCGGGGCCGAGATTTCGGTGACGAATGAGGGTGTGAGGGTGAGGCGCAATGGTGCAGGCCTCGCGCCGGTCAACGTCATCACCAACCCCTTTCCGGGCTTCCCCACCGACCTGCAGGCGCAATTCATGGCGCTGATGAGCCACGCCGAGGGCACCTCGACCATCCGCGAGACGATCTTCGAGAACCGCTTCATGCATGTGCAGGAGCTGGCACGCCTCGGGGCCCGCATCCGGCTCGACGGCGATGCCGCCTATGTCGAGGGAGTCGAGCGCCTCAAGGGTGCGCCCGTGATGGCGACCGATCTGCGCGCCTCGGTGTCGCTGGTGATCGGCGGCCTCGCCGCGGAGGGCGAGACCCTCATCAACCGCGTCTATCATCTCGATCGCGGCTTCGAAGCGCTGGAGACGAAGCTGTCGCGCTGCGGCGCCCAGATCGAGCGCCTCTCCGCCTGA
- a CDS encoding conserved hypothetical integral membrane protein, with amino-acid sequence MNETTAAPAAQAQKPEPLPAGPQQSLAAQSGWIAVLPGVALTFTIAVLAYILRLIPGVATFSALILAILIGIAFHNLVGAPAICRAGIKFSMRRILRFAIILYGLQLTLTQVASVGVVGFLAISASLAATFLVTVQMGKLIGVEPKLAELVGAGTAVCGAAAVVATNTVTEGSEEDVAYGVACVTAYGTIAMFLYPLLPQLLHLDARGYGLWTGSAIHEVAQVVAASLQNGQVSGDFGLIAKLTRVALLAPLVLSLGFLRARRRGASHASAPAPWFVFGFLAVVVLNSLVTIPSDVKSGLIQATPFLLAMATAAMGLETDIRKLMAKGFRPFLLGGLASVFVATLALILVKTVI; translated from the coding sequence ATGAACGAAACAACGGCCGCTCCGGCGGCCCAAGCCCAAAAGCCTGAGCCGCTTCCGGCCGGACCCCAGCAAAGCCTTGCGGCGCAATCGGGCTGGATCGCGGTTCTGCCGGGCGTCGCCCTCACTTTCACGATCGCGGTCCTCGCCTACATCCTGCGCCTGATCCCGGGCGTTGCGACCTTCAGCGCGCTGATCCTGGCGATCCTGATCGGCATCGCTTTCCACAACCTGGTCGGGGCTCCGGCGATCTGCCGGGCCGGCATCAAATTCTCGATGCGGCGCATCCTGCGCTTCGCCATCATCCTCTACGGCTTGCAACTAACGCTGACCCAGGTCGCCTCGGTCGGCGTGGTCGGCTTCCTCGCCATCAGTGCCTCGCTCGCTGCGACCTTCCTGGTCACCGTCCAGATGGGCAAGCTGATCGGGGTCGAGCCGAAGCTTGCCGAGCTGGTCGGTGCCGGCACGGCGGTCTGCGGCGCCGCGGCCGTGGTCGCCACGAACACCGTGACGGAAGGCTCCGAAGAAGATGTCGCCTATGGCGTCGCCTGCGTCACCGCCTATGGCACGATCGCCATGTTCCTCTACCCACTGCTGCCGCAGCTCCTGCATCTCGACGCGCGCGGTTATGGGCTGTGGACCGGAAGCGCCATTCACGAAGTCGCCCAAGTCGTCGCGGCCTCGCTGCAGAACGGCCAGGTCTCCGGCGATTTCGGGCTGATCGCCAAGCTGACGCGGGTCGCCTTGCTCGCGCCTCTGGTGTTGAGCCTCGGCTTCCTGCGCGCGCGGCGGCGCGGCGCGAGCCACGCTTCGGCGCCGGCGCCCTGGTTCGTGTTCGGCTTCCTGGCCGTCGTCGTCCTCAACAGTCTGGTGACGATCCCGTCGGATGTGAAATCCGGGCTGATCCAGGCCACCCCATTCCTGCTTGCCATGGCGACTGCCGCGATGGGCCTCGAGACCGATATCCGTAAGCTCATGGCCAAAGGGTTTCGTCCGTTCCTGCTCGGCGGCCTGGCCTCCGTCTTTGTGGCCACGCTGGCGCTGATCCTGGTCAAGACGGTCATCTGA
- a CDS encoding 3-isopropylmalate dehydratase, small subunit has product MQKFTTLTGVAAPLKMINVDTDKIIPKQYLKTIERTGLGKGLFAEMRYNEDGSENPDFVLNKPAYRNAKVIVAGDNFGCGSSREHAPWALADFGIRCVISTSFADIFYNNSFKNGMLLIKVSPEDIEKLFDDAERGANATLTVDLEKQEIRGPDGGVVHFDIDAHLKHCLLNGLDDIGLTMEKKERIGAYEAKAQLAHPWL; this is encoded by the coding sequence ATGCAGAAATTCACCACCCTGACCGGCGTCGCGGCGCCCTTGAAGATGATCAATGTCGATACCGACAAGATCATCCCCAAGCAGTATCTCAAGACCATCGAGCGCACCGGCCTCGGCAAGGGGCTGTTCGCCGAGATGCGCTACAACGAGGATGGGTCGGAGAACCCGGATTTCGTCCTGAACAAGCCGGCCTATCGCAACGCCAAGGTGATTGTCGCCGGCGACAATTTCGGCTGCGGCTCATCGCGCGAGCACGCCCCCTGGGCGCTCGCCGATTTCGGTATACGCTGCGTGATCTCCACGAGCTTCGCCGACATCTTCTACAACAACTCGTTCAAGAACGGCATGTTGCTCATCAAGGTGAGCCCGGAGGATATCGAGAAGCTTTTCGATGATGCGGAGCGCGGCGCCAACGCCACCTTGACGGTCGATCTCGAGAAGCAGGAGATTCGCGGGCCCGATGGCGGGGTCGTGCATTTCGACATCGATGCGCATCTCAAGCACTGCCTGTTGAACGGGCTCGACGATATCGGCCTCACCATGGAGAAGAAGGAGCGCATCGGCGCTTATGAGGCGAAGGCCCAGTTGGCCCATCCCTGGCTGTGA
- a CDS encoding transcriptional regulator, TetR family has product MPAWSDRSGGPLESAAFKRGPGGRPTREEAERRHAVLLDVARRLFLGNGLSATSVEAIAEQAGVAKRFIYARYADKDELFVAAIGRYLIQAISPLTNFEVPAVPVETGLFEFGRRMLGVALQPEPLSAFRTLALEGARFPNLARLFMERNRERAIGPILRVLQAYEQRGELALGDAQMMAEHFFILVVGVPQRFALIGMKEDPPDAERRLRAAIALFLDGCRARQDRPRAAS; this is encoded by the coding sequence TTGCCGGCATGGTCTGACAGGTCGGGAGGGCCGCTCGAAAGCGCTGCTTTCAAGCGAGGCCCGGGCGGCCGGCCGACGCGCGAGGAGGCCGAGCGGCGTCACGCGGTCCTGCTCGACGTTGCTCGTCGCCTGTTCCTCGGAAACGGCCTGAGCGCTACCTCCGTCGAAGCCATTGCCGAGCAGGCCGGCGTCGCCAAGCGGTTCATCTATGCCCGCTACGCCGACAAGGACGAGCTGTTCGTGGCGGCCATCGGCCGTTACCTCATCCAGGCGATCTCTCCTTTGACGAATTTCGAGGTCCCGGCGGTTCCGGTCGAGACCGGTCTTTTCGAGTTCGGGCGCAGGATGCTCGGCGTGGCGCTGCAGCCCGAGCCGCTTTCCGCCTTCCGGACGCTGGCGCTCGAGGGCGCGCGCTTCCCCAATCTCGCCAGGCTGTTCATGGAGCGCAACCGCGAACGCGCCATCGGGCCAATCCTGCGTGTGCTGCAGGCCTATGAGCAGCGTGGTGAGCTCGCGCTGGGCGATGCCCAGATGATGGCCGAGCACTTCTTCATATTGGTGGTCGGGGTTCCCCAACGCTTCGCGTTGATCGGCATGAAGGAAGACCCGCCCGATGCGGAGCGTCGGCTTCGCGCCGCCATCGCGTTGTTCCTCGACGGCTGCCGGGCTCGCCAAGATCGGCCGCGAGCTGCATCATGA